AACATCATCTTTAGCTTTATTAATAAGATCATCATTGATTAAATTATCATTAGATCCTTTTATATATGGACAGTGTAAACTTATGATATCTGCATTTTTAATTAAATCATCCATTGAAACATATTCTAAAATATCTTTAGCATTTTCATTTTCATAGATATCATAAGCAATAACTTTAGAACCAAGTCCTTTAAAAAGCTTAGCAGTTGTTAGTCCAATTTTTCCAGTTCCAACAATACCTACAGTTAGGTTTCTAATCTCTCTGCTAAACATAAATTCATCTACAGTAAAGTTTTTTTCTCTGCTTCTATTTATCATATAAGTTCCTTTTCTAACTAAGTTCATAGCAAAAGTAATTGCTAGTTCACCAATAGCATTTGGAGAATAAGTAGGAACTCTAGCCATTTTAAATCCCATCTCTCTAGCGGCATCTAAGTCGATATGATTATAACCAACAGTTCTAGTTAGAAGGTATTCAACACCATACCCTTTAATTATCTCTAAGTTTTTTCTATTTGCTGGACAATTAGCTCTTAACATAACTGCTTTATGTCCCTCTATTAGATGAATATTTTCATCATTTAATAGTTCTTCTACTAAAGTTAATTCGTATCCGAATTTATTTAATTTTATAAAAAAATCACGTTCTACTTTTCTAACACCAAAACATATTAATTTCATTATAAACCTCCTATAAATTTGTTTAATCTATCCAAATATCTGTAAAGATTTAATAACCTCTAAAACTACAATCCATAATGGCATACATATTACACTAAATACTGTAGATAGTAAAGAACAATTTGATGTCATAAGTGACTCTTTATCAAATTTTATAGCATAAGCTGCAGCAACAGTAGCTGTAGGTGTTGCCATCATAATAACAACAGTAGCTAATCCTACAAAAGATATTGGTAAAATATTTGTAACATTTAAAATATATAAAGCAACTATATTTATAGCAGGAACCCCTAAAACTTTAACAAAACTGTAAATCCAAGAATCTTTTGAAGAGAAAGCTTCTTTTAGAGAAATATCAGCTAATTTTGCACCAATAGAAATCCAAGCTAATGGAGAACAAAGAGCAGCTAGATAAGTCATAGGTTTAAATAGCCAGAATGCTGTTTTATCAATTCTTAAGAAAGCATAGCTTTTATCACCAATAGATACTTGAGGTAATGAGCTTTGGAAAACCCAAACGAACATACCTAAAAATGTAGCTAAAACAATTGGATTTAAAAACATCTGAGAGACATTTTTTCTATCTACTTTAATACCAGACATTTTAATATATCCATATGAATAAAGGAAAACTCTATATGCTATATTAAAAATAGAAGCATACATAACTCCAACTTCTCCATAAACAGCAGCAATAATTGGGATACCAAAGAAAGTAGTAGATCCAAATATAGTTAATACTTCTAAAACTGATTTTTTATCACCTTTATATTGGATGTATAAAACTTTTGTTAAAAATATCAATAAGATATATATAGCGAATCCCCAAATTAAAAGATTGATACCTTGCTCTAAACTATTTTTATTTATATCTTGCATAAAAGAGTTAAAAGCTAAAGCTGGTAAAGATGCAGATAGGATAACGTCACTTAATGTTTTAGATGTACCATCTTTTAAAACATTAGTTTTTCTAAGATAAAATCCAAAAAGAATGATTAAAACAGATGAAGATATAGCACCAACAATACTATTGTTCTTCAAAATACTTGAAATAATTTCACTGAAATTCATAAATTCCTCCTAAAATAAAATTTAACAATTATGTACTCAATAACTAATATAGTTCCTTTTAAAAGAATTTACAATTTTTTAAACTTTATAAATAGTTTTTTAACTTTTTTAAGTGGAAAAAGTTAAAATTGATAAAAAAATAGGCAAAAAAGTTATCTAAATTTGTATAATAATTAATTGTACTAACTCTTTTTTATATGTTAATATAACAGTTATGAAGAGATTAAATTTTAAAAATAAAATAATGGTTTGGGTTTTAATAATAAATTTAATACCCCTTATTTTTTCATATGCAATATTTTTTAATGAAAAAATAAAAAATGATGAAAATAACATAACAAAAAATCTTTTAGAAGCAGCTAAAGTTGTTAGCAGTAGTAATGAAATAAGAAAAAATTTACAGTTAAGTTATAAAGGTGGTGAAATTGAAAAAAAGGTTGATTCACTAACAGATATATTTAGAGATATAGATATTATTGTAGTTGCAAATATAGAGGGGATAAAATACTCTCATTTAGACAAGAATCAAATAGGACAAAAATTTGTAAATCCTGTTCAATGGGATGATATAAAAAAAGGAGAAGGATATTTTTCTAAAATGATGGGATCAATGGGTATTACTTTTAGACGATTTGAGCCTATATATGATGTTAATAGCAAAGAGGTCATAGGGTTTGTAATGGTAGGAAAATACTATACTGCAATCTCAGATATGAAAAAGAATACAGTTGTCATGTTGTGCTTATTATTTATAGAAGCTTTTGGATTAGCTTTTATATTGGCAATAACTTTTGCAAATGGTGTTAGAAAGAGTCTATTTGGATTAGATCCAGAAGAGATTGGAAGACTATATGTTGAAGAACGATTAATAATAGATAATTTAGAATCTGGTTTAATAGCTTTAAATACAAAGAATGAGATACTTAAGGTGAATAGTGTTTTTTCTAAAAAATATGGGAAGTTATCTCCAAAATTAATTTTAGAAAAAGTAAGTATCTATTTAGAAAAAAAAGAAAATACTGCTAGAAATATAGAGGTAGTTATAGAAGATGAGTACTATTATATAAAGATATTACCAATATATAATTTATCTGAATACTATGGAACAATATTACTTATAAAAACAAAGGATGATGTTAATAGATATGCTAGAGAGATTACAGGTATAGATCAGTTAGTTGATGGAATGAGAGCTAACATTCATGAGTTTAAAAATAGATTACATGTTATTTTAGGACTTATAAATCTTGAAAAAATAGATATGGCAAAAAAATATATTCTTGAAATACAGAATTTAAATGAATATGATTTTAAAAAATTTACAAATATTAAAAACTCCTTTTTAAAAGCGATGTTACTAGGAAAAGATGCAATTTGTAAAGAGAGAAAAATACAGTTTATAATAGATTCTCAGTCACAAGTTTCAACTGAGAATAAAAGTCCTATAATTGAAGATATAAGCACAATAATAGGTAACTTAATAGAAAACTCTATGGATTCATTTAAGGAAACTCATATTATCGAAAAAATAATTAAGATAAAAATAATAGAAACAAATAAAAAGATTGAACTTGAAGTTTGGGACAATGGAGAAAAAATTCCCCAAGAATATTTTTCTAAAATATATGAAAGAGGATTTTCTACAAAGGGAGATTTACGTGGTGTAGGATTAAGTATCGTAAAAAATAAAATATCATTATACAACGGAACAATTGAATTTGAACAAAATGAAAAGTGGAAGTTTTTTAAAGTAAAGGTGGTGAAATAGTTGAAGAAAGTTTTAGTAGTTGAAGATGATCCAATGGTGGCTATGATAAATATGGAATATATCTCAAAGATATCTCAATTGGAAATAGTTGGACATGCTATAAATAAACAGGAAGTTTTTGAATATTTACAAAAATTTAAAGTTGATTTAATTTTAATGGATATTTTTTTAGGAGGAGAAAGTGGTCTAGAAATTTTACAAGCTGTTAGAGGAGAGGGGTATACAGTAGATATTATAATGATTACATCTGCTAATGGTAGTGAGGATATAAAAAAAGCATTATCTTTAGGATGTTTAGATTACTTAATAAAACCATTTGATTTTGAAAGATTTAAATGTGCTATTAAAAAATTCCATGATAAAAATGAGCTCTTTAATGAGAAAAAAATAGTACAAGAGGATTTAGATAGATTAAATATTATTAAAAAGGAAAACTTTGAAATTTTACCTAAAGGTTTAAATGAAAAAACTCTTAATGGAATAATGAATAAAATTGATAGTTTAAATGGAAAAGAGTTTAACATTAAAG
This region of Cetobacterium somerae ATCC BAA-474 genomic DNA includes:
- a CDS encoding 2-hydroxyacid dehydrogenase, encoding MKLICFGVRKVERDFFIKLNKFGYELTLVEELLNDENIHLIEGHKAVMLRANCPANRKNLEIIKGYGVEYLLTRTVGYNHIDLDAAREMGFKMARVPTYSPNAIGELAITFAMNLVRKGTYMINRSREKNFTVDEFMFSREIRNLTVGIVGTGKIGLTTAKLFKGLGSKVIAYDIYENENAKDILEYVSMDDLIKNADIISLHCPYIKGSNDNLINDDLINKAKDDVIIINTARGELQDVEAIIRGLESGKIGGFATDVFSNEKEFFFKNMTGKEIDKNVEKLLNLYPKVLITPHIGSYTDEALTNMIEISYENLDEFIQKGICENQL
- a CDS encoding ATP-binding protein yields the protein MKRLNFKNKIMVWVLIINLIPLIFSYAIFFNEKIKNDENNITKNLLEAAKVVSSSNEIRKNLQLSYKGGEIEKKVDSLTDIFRDIDIIVVANIEGIKYSHLDKNQIGQKFVNPVQWDDIKKGEGYFSKMMGSMGITFRRFEPIYDVNSKEVIGFVMVGKYYTAISDMKKNTVVMLCLLFIEAFGLAFILAITFANGVRKSLFGLDPEEIGRLYVEERLIIDNLESGLIALNTKNEILKVNSVFSKKYGKLSPKLILEKVSIYLEKKENTARNIEVVIEDEYYYIKILPIYNLSEYYGTILLIKTKDDVNRYAREITGIDQLVDGMRANIHEFKNRLHVILGLINLEKIDMAKKYILEIQNLNEYDFKKFTNIKNSFLKAMLLGKDAICKERKIQFIIDSQSQVSTENKSPIIEDISTIIGNLIENSMDSFKETHIIEKIIKIKIIETNKKIELEVWDNGEKIPQEYFSKIYERGFSTKGDLRGVGLSIVKNKISLYNGTIEFEQNEKWKFFKVKVVK
- a CDS encoding AEC family transporter, with amino-acid sequence MNFSEIISSILKNNSIVGAISSSVLIILFGFYLRKTNVLKDGTSKTLSDVILSASLPALAFNSFMQDINKNSLEQGINLLIWGFAIYILLIFLTKVLYIQYKGDKKSVLEVLTIFGSTTFFGIPIIAAVYGEVGVMYASIFNIAYRVFLYSYGYIKMSGIKVDRKNVSQMFLNPIVLATFLGMFVWVFQSSLPQVSIGDKSYAFLRIDKTAFWLFKPMTYLAALCSPLAWISIGAKLADISLKEAFSSKDSWIYSFVKVLGVPAINIVALYILNVTNILPISFVGLATVVIMMATPTATVAAAYAIKFDKESLMTSNCSLLSTVFSVICMPLWIVVLEVIKSLQIFG
- a CDS encoding response regulator, translated to MKKVLVVEDDPMVAMINMEYISKISQLEIVGHAINKQEVFEYLQKFKVDLILMDIFLGGESGLEILQAVRGEGYTVDIIMITSANGSEDIKKALSLGCLDYLIKPFDFERFKCAIKKFHDKNELFNEKKIVQEDLDRLNIIKKENFEILPKGLNEKTLNGIMNKIDSLNGKEFNIKEICELTEMSNVTIKKYLDYLEKIDYIKENIIYGNIGRPQYVYKKM